Proteins found in one Microbacterium sp. LWS13-1.2 genomic segment:
- a CDS encoding LysM peptidoglycan-binding domain-containing protein has product MRPAAAPSTRLRLTIRGRRVLAAIAALPAVIALSAAVIGGGAALASRDAGAPAGSFSTVTVADGDSLWSIAEDIAPDRDPRDVVDELVRLNALDSVVVQAGQSIAIPAAYDSGR; this is encoded by the coding sequence ATGCGACCGGCGGCCGCGCCGTCGACGCGACTGCGCCTCACGATCCGTGGCCGGAGGGTGCTGGCCGCGATCGCCGCTCTGCCCGCCGTCATCGCGCTGAGCGCCGCTGTCATCGGCGGCGGCGCGGCTCTGGCCTCGCGTGACGCGGGCGCGCCCGCAGGTTCGTTCAGCACGGTGACCGTGGCTGACGGCGACTCGCTGTGGAGCATCGCGGAAGACATCGCCCCCGATCGCGATCCGCGCGACGTCGTCGATGAGCTCGTGCGACTGAACGCTCTCGACAGCGTCGTCGTGCAGGCCGGTCAGAGCATCGCGATCCCGGCAGCCTACGACAGCGGACGCTGA
- a CDS encoding histidinol-phosphate transaminase, with translation MGEVSARLEDLPIRADLRGQKPYGAPQAPLPVALNVNENTHPVPPEVADDILDSIARALSDVNRYPDREFTALREGFAGYLGHGLTRDEIWAANGSNEVLQHILQAFAGPGRTAFGFAPTYSMYPLLTRGTGAEWISGTRAADYSIAADDAAAQVSDASPDVVFLCSPNNPTGTPLGLDVVEAVYEATDGIVIVDEAYFEFAPHDERSALTLLPDRERLVVSRTMSKAFAFAGARVGYMAADPALIDALRLVRLPYHLSALTQAAATAALRHAPTMLGMVDEIVAQRDRISATVEALGYTPHESWTNFVLFGGVADPAATWHALYDEGVLIRDVGIPAHLRVTAGTDEETTAFLDALASVGSAA, from the coding sequence ATGGGAGAGGTGAGTGCACGTCTCGAAGACCTCCCCATACGCGCCGATCTCCGCGGCCAGAAGCCGTACGGTGCCCCGCAGGCGCCGCTGCCGGTGGCCCTCAATGTCAACGAGAACACGCATCCCGTTCCGCCGGAGGTCGCCGACGACATCCTGGACTCGATCGCGCGGGCGCTCAGCGATGTGAACCGGTATCCCGACCGCGAGTTCACAGCCCTGCGCGAGGGCTTCGCCGGCTATCTCGGCCACGGCCTCACCCGCGACGAGATCTGGGCGGCCAACGGCTCGAACGAGGTGCTTCAGCACATCCTGCAGGCGTTCGCCGGACCGGGCCGCACGGCCTTCGGCTTCGCACCCACCTACTCGATGTATCCGCTGCTCACCCGCGGTACCGGTGCCGAGTGGATCTCGGGCACCCGCGCGGCCGACTACTCGATCGCGGCGGACGATGCCGCGGCCCAGGTGTCGGATGCCTCTCCCGACGTGGTGTTCCTGTGCTCGCCGAACAACCCCACCGGCACCCCGCTCGGACTCGACGTGGTGGAGGCCGTGTACGAGGCGACGGACGGCATCGTGATCGTCGACGAGGCGTACTTCGAGTTCGCGCCGCACGACGAGCGGTCCGCCCTGACGCTGCTGCCCGATCGCGAGCGGCTTGTCGTGTCGCGCACCATGAGCAAGGCGTTCGCGTTCGCGGGTGCGCGCGTGGGCTACATGGCGGCCGACCCGGCGCTCATCGATGCGCTCCGGCTGGTGCGCCTGCCGTATCACCTCAGCGCGCTCACGCAGGCGGCGGCGACCGCGGCGCTGCGGCACGCGCCCACGATGCTGGGCATGGTCGACGAGATCGTCGCGCAGCGCGACCGCATCTCGGCGACGGTCGAGGCGCTCGGCTACACGCCCCACGAGTCGTGGACGAACTTCGTGCTGTTCGGGGGAGTAGCCGACCCGGCGGCCACGTGGCATGCCCTCTACGACGAGGGGGTGCTCATCCGCGACGTCGGCATCCCGGCGCACCTGCGGGTCACGGCGGGCACCGACGAGGAGACGACCGCCTTCCTCGACGCCCTCGCCTCGGTAGGATCGGCGGCATGA
- the hisB gene encoding imidazoleglycerol-phosphate dehydratase HisB codes for MSAAPRTASLRRATSESTVELELDLDGTGRSRIDTTVPFFDHLLTAFAKHALTDLTVRASGDTDIDAHHTVEDISIVLGQAIREALGDKSGISRYGDALVPLDEALAQAVVDISGRPYLVHTGEPAGFEHHLIGGHFTGSLVRHTFEAISYNAALTVHVRVLSGRDPHHIAEAEYKAFARAFRQAKAHDPLVHGIPSTKGAL; via the coding sequence ATGAGCGCCGCACCACGAACCGCCTCGCTGCGACGGGCGACGAGCGAGTCGACCGTCGAGCTCGAGCTCGATCTCGACGGCACGGGCCGCAGCCGCATCGACACGACGGTGCCGTTCTTCGACCACCTGCTCACGGCGTTCGCCAAGCACGCGCTCACCGATCTGACGGTGCGGGCCTCGGGCGACACCGACATCGACGCCCACCACACGGTGGAGGACATCTCGATCGTGCTGGGCCAGGCGATCCGCGAGGCCCTCGGCGACAAGTCCGGCATCTCGCGGTATGGCGACGCCCTCGTGCCCCTCGACGAGGCGCTCGCGCAGGCCGTCGTCGACATCAGCGGCCGCCCCTACCTCGTGCACACCGGCGAGCCTGCAGGCTTCGAGCACCACCTCATCGGCGGCCACTTCACGGGGTCCCTCGTGCGCCACACGTTCGAGGCCATCTCGTACAACGCCGCGCTCACGGTCCACGTGCGGGTGCTGTCGGGCCGCGACCCGCACCACATCGCCGAGGCCGAGTACAAGGCCTTCGCGCGCGCGTTCCGCCAGGCGAAGGCGCACGACCCGTTGGTGCACGGCATCCCGAGCACGAAGGGCGCCCTGTGA